A section of the Jannaschia sp. S6380 genome encodes:
- a CDS encoding MoxR family ATPase has translation MNSIDEVQAALARQDYICGRALATVLFLALRLDRPLFLEGEAGTGKTEIAKAVAASLGRRLIRLQCYEGLDAASAVYEWNFAAQMVAIRQAEAIGKAPPDLFGDDFLIARPLLQAMRPDDAGPPVLLIDEIDRTDAPFEAFLLEALSDYQVTIPETGTVTAPAPPIVILTSNRTREVHDALKRRCLYHWVDYPDHAREMQILAARAPEAAESLSCEVVAFVQRLRSEDLFKRPGVAETIDWAKCLLALDMIELSPAVIADTLGALLKYQDDIQKLQGSSAKRILDEVRAELAT, from the coding sequence GCGACGGTCCTGTTTCTGGCCCTGCGTCTTGACCGCCCGCTGTTCCTCGAAGGCGAGGCCGGCACCGGCAAGACGGAAATCGCCAAGGCCGTGGCGGCCAGTCTCGGGCGGCGTCTGATCCGGCTTCAATGCTACGAGGGCCTCGATGCCGCGAGTGCCGTCTATGAATGGAACTTCGCCGCTCAGATGGTCGCCATCCGTCAGGCCGAAGCGATCGGAAAGGCACCGCCCGACCTGTTCGGCGACGACTTCCTGATCGCGCGCCCGCTGTTGCAGGCGATGCGTCCCGACGATGCCGGCCCGCCCGTCCTGCTGATCGACGAGATCGACCGCACCGACGCGCCGTTCGAGGCGTTCCTGCTGGAGGCGCTGAGCGACTATCAGGTCACCATCCCCGAAACGGGAACCGTCACCGCGCCCGCCCCGCCGATCGTGATCCTGACGTCGAACCGCACGCGCGAAGTGCATGACGCGCTGAAGCGCCGCTGCCTCTATCACTGGGTCGACTATCCCGATCACGCCCGCGAGATGCAGATCCTCGCCGCCCGCGCGCCCGAGGCCGCCGAAAGCCTGAGCTGCGAAGTCGTGGCCTTTGTCCAGCGACTGCGGAGCGAGGATCTGTTCAAGCGACCCGGCGTGGCCGAGACGATCGACTGGGCCAAGTGCCTGCTCGCGCTGGACATGATCGAGCTGTCGCCCGCGGTCATTGCCGACACGCTGGGCGCGCTTCTCAAATATCAGGACGACATCCAGAAGCTTCAGGGATCGTCGGCCAAGCGCATCCTCGATGAGGTCCGGGCGGAGTTGGCGACATGA